The Streptococcus respiraculi sequence CATTGACTGCATCAAAAAAATGGGAAATAATTAGCAAAAATCCATTGATTAAGAGCGTTATAGAAATCAAGCCCGATCTACGTAGAAAGCTCAATTTCATGCGATAAATGATAGCAATAGCGACCAAGCTAAGCACCCAATAGCCAGCCTGACTGAGCAAGAGTTTAAACGGATTTCCTCCATTTTGAACCTGCAAAGCACTAGTCGTAGAGTAAATCATAATCAAGCCAACGACTGATAAAATTAAATACGGAATTAAAATAGAATAGTTCAGCAAATGCTGTTTATCAATTTTCATCTATTCTCCTAAGCATCTTCTAGAGTATTGCTCTCATTATACCATATTTCCCTAGTAAATACGGAAAAATCTGACAATTTTAGGGAAAAGCGTTTCCAAGTATTAGCCCAAGTGTTAGCAATCCCCTTCGCAAACAAAATACCCAGTCATCTACTGGGTATCCTCTTCTCCTATTTACTGGTTACTGGAAAGTTTGCAGGTAGAAGGCAATCGTATCGCCATCTGAGACATGCATTTCCTTGGCACCTTTTGGAGCTAATTCGTCATTGACATCATACATCCAATAGGTGTTTTTTTCTGGATTCTGGCTGACCTCATCAATAGAGGTCACTAGACCATCTTTTTCTTCAATTTTGTGGTGGTCTTCTAGAATATCCATCACCGAGTCATCTTTTTCAAATGTCACCTTTTCCTCAACAACTTTATTATCTGGGAAAGTAACTTTCAAAGTCGCTGTATAGGTTTGCTCTGTTTTTGAAGCGGTTTGTGGTTGGCAAGCTACTAAAAAGAGACCTGCGATGACGGTTATGACGCTAAACATCCATTTTTTCATAAGGGTAATATCTCCTAAATATAGAATAAATAATGGGGTAGAATAAAACAGTTGAAATGCTATGTAACACATCAAACGATAGGCCGTTTAACCAATAGAGAATCGGATTTGTCCCGAATTGCCAAGCAGTTGGAAGGCTAATCGAAAAACCATAGAGGAATAAGATGATTCCTGCAAGGATACTTTGTAACTCAATCCCCAACTTCCCCTTTCGAATAAAGGGAATCACAAGGATACGCCACAAGAGCATGACGACAGCAAAACTCGCTATCTGCCAAAAAACGACTAGGCCAAATCCAAATATAAGACTGCTTCCCAACATGGTCAAGGCCATAACCCAGAGGCTATCACTCAAGGGTAAAAAGCAAAGACTAACTAGAAAGATAGCCGAAATCGGCTTGATATTTGGTAGGGCTCCAAATGCAGCACGAAGCGCAATCGATAGGGCTGCTAGAATGACAATCTGGCTGATTCGTCTCGTCGACATGATACATAGTACTCTCTCTTTTATTTCCTTTTCTAGGGTAACGAATTCTCAGCCCGCTGTCAAGATAAATTCTTCTGCTTTCAGCTTATTTTTTTGATTTTTCCCTCTATTTAGGATAGAATAGGAGCAATGAGAAAGAAAATACATCCTATCCTTGTTGCCTTGTTTTTCCTCTGTTTTACAGGGATTATTCTTACAACAAAAGCAACGCTTCAAGAACAAGACAAAGACAAGCAAGAAGTTGTTCAACAAACAGGTGACAGCACACCGACCAAGCCGAGTTACCATGCCAGCGCCATTCATATCACCAATGCGCTGGACATGAAACCGATTATCGATGTCTCTGGCTGGCAACGTCCATCTGATATTGACTACGATACCCTCTCCGCCAACATATCGGGTGCTATTATTCGTGTACAGAGTGGTTCGCATACCCGAAAGGATAACAACGCATCTGACGAAAAGGGAATTGACAAGCATTATCAGACCCATATCAAAGAATTTCAAGCACGTGGCATTCCCGTCGCCGTCTATGCCTATGTCACTGGAAATAGTGTGGAGTCTATGAAAGAAGAGGCCAAATCCTTCTACGAAGCCTCCTACAAGTTCAAACCGACCTACTACTGGCTCGATGTCGAAGACAAGACCATGGAGGACATGAATGTCGGTGTCGAAGCCTTTCGCCAAGAGTTGGAAGACCTCGGGGTGAAAAATATTGGAATCTACATCGGGACCTACTTCATGGCAGAGCACAATATCTCCGTAGATAAGTTTACAGCTCTTTGGATTCCGACCTATGGCACCAATTCAGGCTACTACAATGCGGCTCCTGAAACCAATTTAGATTACGATTTACACCAGTATACCTCTGTCGGCTCTCTCAACGGATTTGCCCACCATTTGGACCTCAATCTGATTACGACTCTTAAAGATCCAAATGAAGTTTATCAAAAATTGTTTACAAACCCAGAATAATATGCTATACTAACCGTAATTAAATACCTATCACAAAGGAGTGCTTCGGCTGAGATCGCATCTGCGAAATCCTCGAACCTGATCTAGTTAACACTAGCGTAGGGATTGTGTTTGAAACGATACTTGTTTTTCACTCGTATTATCAAAGACCAAGGCTCCTTTTGTGAAGAAAAGGAGTCTTTCTTTATGTCCAAAAATCTCAATGCCCTCGTCGAAGTTGCTCTCTTTGCAGCACTTGCCATGGTTCTTTCTTTCATCCCCGATTTCATGGGCTGGTTCAATCCGTCCTTCGGTGCCATTCCCTTAATCTTAATTTCCCTGCGCAGAGGTGCGAAATACGGCTTACTAGCTGGTCTAATTTGGGGACTGCTCCACTTTGCTTTAGGCAAGGTCTACTACCTCTCCTTCTCCCAAGTCTTGCTCGAATACATCCTAGCCTTTCTAGCAATGGGACTTGCTGGCTATCTATCCTCCCAATTTAAACAGGCACTAAAAGAAAAAATGCAAACACAAGCACTTGGGTACGCCTTTCTAGCAGCTAGTCTGGCTGTATTCGTCCGTTATCTCATTCACTACATCGCAGGTGTCATCTTCTGGGGGAGCTATGCACCTGAGGGCATGTCTGCCTACTGGTACTCCTTTACCGTCAACGGTACAGCTGGAGGCTTGACCCTCCTTGTCGTTGTCATCGTCCTAGGCATTCTCATTCCGACCAGTCCACGATTTTTCCTGCCCAATAGATAGCGACTAATCGATTTTCCTAAATAAGATATAAATGTGGTATAATAGTATCGCTTTGAACGTTTTCTCGTCATTCAGTTTCTATCTTAACGTCGTTAACGCGTTGCCTAGTATAGTGAATGACGGTATGTTTCAGTTGATATTCTTATACCTTTTTGTTTT is a genomic window containing:
- a CDS encoding DUF4430 domain-containing protein; protein product: MKKWMFSVITVIAGLFLVACQPQTASKTEQTYTATLKVTFPDNKVVEEKVTFEKDDSVMDILEDHHKIEEKDGLVTSIDEVSQNPEKNTYWMYDVNDELAPKGAKEMHVSDGDTIAFYLQTFQ
- a CDS encoding glycoside hydrolase family 25 protein, which gives rise to MRKKIHPILVALFFLCFTGIILTTKATLQEQDKDKQEVVQQTGDSTPTKPSYHASAIHITNALDMKPIIDVSGWQRPSDIDYDTLSANISGAIIRVQSGSHTRKDNNASDEKGIDKHYQTHIKEFQARGIPVAVYAYVTGNSVESMKEEAKSFYEASYKFKPTYYWLDVEDKTMEDMNVGVEAFRQELEDLGVKNIGIYIGTYFMAEHNISVDKFTALWIPTYGTNSGYYNAAPETNLDYDLHQYTSVGSLNGFAHHLDLNLITTLKDPNEVYQKLFTNPE
- the thiT gene encoding energy-coupled thiamine transporter ThiT: MSKNLNALVEVALFAALAMVLSFIPDFMGWFNPSFGAIPLILISLRRGAKYGLLAGLIWGLLHFALGKVYYLSFSQVLLEYILAFLAMGLAGYLSSQFKQALKEKMQTQALGYAFLAASLAVFVRYLIHYIAGVIFWGSYAPEGMSAYWYSFTVNGTAGGLTLLVVVIVLGILIPTSPRFFLPNR